The following coding sequences lie in one Eubacterium ventriosum genomic window:
- a CDS encoding Cof-type HAD-IIB family hydrolase — protein MSEYKLIGLDMDGTLLNSKKKITPENMAAIEKAFSQGKEVVLSTGRSVAELREYTDIIKGLKYLVCTSGAMVYDLEKEETIYCAPIPNEVIDKVSEIAETSDVMVILQTTEAIAKKTDLDNLEHFHLNVYKELLNSVATKVDNVFEYCKQKGQSASKINIYHSTPEAREVTKKILSKYDLVFNYAEENSLEVSPANVTKGTGLTWLCNHLGFGINKAIDVGDAENDIDAIATAGLGVAMANAIDKVKEIADVVLENDCDHSGCAEAIEKYLLG, from the coding sequence ATGAGCGAATATAAATTAATTGGATTGGATATGGATGGAACATTGCTTAACTCAAAGAAAAAGATTACACCGGAAAATATGGCTGCAATCGAGAAAGCATTTAGTCAGGGCAAGGAAGTTGTTTTATCCACAGGAAGATCAGTGGCAGAATTAAGGGAATATACGGATATTATTAAAGGACTAAAATATTTAGTATGTACAAGTGGAGCAATGGTATATGACCTTGAAAAAGAAGAAACAATATATTGTGCTCCTATTCCTAATGAAGTTATAGACAAAGTATCAGAAATAGCAGAAACAAGTGATGTTATGGTAATTCTACAGACAACAGAGGCAATAGCGAAAAAAACAGACTTGGATAATCTTGAACATTTCCATTTGAATGTTTATAAGGAGTTGTTAAATAGTGTAGCAACAAAAGTAGATAATGTTTTTGAATATTGCAAACAAAAAGGACAGTCTGCAAGTAAAATCAACATTTACCATTCTACACCTGAGGCAAGGGAAGTAACAAAGAAAATATTATCAAAATATGATTTGGTATTTAATTATGCAGAAGAAAACTCTCTTGAAGTATCGCCTGCCAACGTTACTAAGGGAACGGGCTTAACATGGCTTTGTAACCATTTGGGATTTGGAATTAATAAAGCAATAGATGTAGGTGATGCAGAAAATGATATTGATGCAATAGCGACCGCAGGTCTTGGCGTTGCAATGGCAAACGCAATTGACAAAGTAAAAGAAATAGCAGATGTTGTTTTGGAAAATGATTGTGATCATAGTGGATGTGCGGAAGCAATAGAGAAATACTTGTTAGGATAA
- a CDS encoding proline--tRNA ligase — protein sequence MKLSKLVGDRFKERPANCLIDSHALMVRGGYIKNVANGIYSQFPPMKRISQKIENIIRDEMDKLDGQEVLFPVALPGSLWEESGRYESVGSELLRFTDRTGSKMVLGMTHEEASVQLVREYANSYAKYPFMIYQIQTKFRDEARPRAGLIRVREFTMKDAYSFHTSQEDLEQYYQKVYDAYSRIFARCGIPEVAIVKSDSGMMGGSISHEYMLLTPVGEDSIAICPECGYSANVEAAPSIIKNENKIPKEELKEVSTPGTGTIEELCDFLKIPAENTAKAVVYQKNADDSYIVAFIRGDLDINETKLTNAVGEDIHPAVIEDDSILTAGFIGPVGISDKVTVYFDNSLEGIDYLVTGANKVDTHYTGFNVERDCPDAKYVDLAKITEGGICPNCGKPVINISRGIEVGNIFQLGTKYSKAMNFTYTDENGKEQYPIMGCYGIGVGRMAASICEVRHDDYGPIWPITIAPWQVHLCCLRSDDAECKEKADEIYETLQNMGIEVIYDDRKARPGAMFADADLLGVPVRVVVSPRNLAENVVEISTRDKSIDKQKTPVDQAVTEVQNIINKLTADINSKVNK from the coding sequence ATGAAATTATCAAAACTTGTTGGGGACAGATTTAAGGAAAGACCGGCTAACTGTCTTATTGACAGCCATGCATTAATGGTAAGAGGAGGATATATCAAGAACGTAGCTAATGGTATTTACTCACAGTTCCCGCCGATGAAACGTATTTCTCAAAAAATAGAAAATATAATCCGTGACGAAATGGATAAACTTGATGGACAGGAAGTTTTATTCCCTGTAGCATTACCTGGAAGTCTTTGGGAAGAATCAGGCAGATATGAAAGCGTTGGTTCAGAACTTTTAAGATTTACAGACAGAACAGGAAGCAAGATGGTTCTTGGTATGACTCACGAAGAAGCATCTGTACAGCTTGTTAGGGAATATGCTAACAGCTATGCTAAATATCCATTTATGATTTATCAGATTCAGACTAAATTCCGTGACGAAGCAAGACCAAGAGCAGGACTTATCAGAGTACGTGAATTTACAATGAAGGATGCTTATTCATTCCATACATCACAGGAAGATTTGGAACAGTATTATCAGAAAGTTTATGATGCATACAGCAGAATTTTTGCAAGATGCGGTATTCCTGAAGTTGCAATCGTAAAATCAGACTCAGGTATGATGGGTGGTAGCATTTCTCACGAATATATGCTTTTAACACCTGTAGGAGAGGATTCAATTGCAATCTGTCCTGAATGTGGATACAGTGCTAACGTAGAAGCTGCACCAAGCATTATTAAGAATGAAAACAAGATTCCAAAAGAAGAATTAAAAGAAGTTTCAACACCTGGTACAGGTACAATTGAAGAACTTTGCGATTTCTTAAAGATACCTGCAGAAAATACGGCTAAGGCTGTTGTATACCAGAAAAATGCTGATGACAGCTATATTGTTGCATTTATCCGTGGTGACCTTGATATTAATGAAACAAAATTAACTAATGCAGTAGGTGAAGACATTCATCCTGCTGTAATTGAAGATGACAGTATTTTAACAGCAGGCTTTATCGGACCTGTTGGAATTTCAGATAAGGTTACAGTATACTTTGACAATTCTCTTGAAGGAATTGATTATCTTGTAACAGGAGCTAACAAGGTTGATACTCACTACACAGGATTTAATGTGGAAAGAGATTGCCCGGATGCTAAATACGTTGACCTTGCAAAAATCACAGAAGGAGGTATTTGTCCAAACTGTGGCAAGCCTGTTATTAATATTTCAAGAGGTATTGAAGTTGGTAATATCTTCCAACTTGGTACAAAATATTCAAAGGCAATGAACTTTACATACACAGACGAAAATGGTAAGGAACAGTATCCTATTATGGGATGTTACGGTATAGGTGTAGGTCGTATGGCGGCTTCAATTTGCGAAGTAAGACATGATGATTATGGCCCAATTTGGCCAATTACAATTGCACCTTGGCAGGTTCATTTGTGTTGCTTACGTTCAGATGATGCTGAATGTAAGGAAAAGGCAGATGAAATCTATGAAACTCTTCAGAATATGGGAATTGAAGTTATTTATGATGACAGAAAAGCAAGACCTGGAGCGATGTTTGCAGATGCTGACCTTTTAGGTGTACCTGTAAGAGTTGTGGTAAGTCCAAGAAATCTTGCAGAAAATGTAGTTGAAATTTCAACACGTGACAAGTCAATTGACAAGCAGAAGACTCCGGTTGACCAGGCGGTAACAGAAGTTCAAAACATTATTAATAAACTTACAGCAGACATTAATAGCAAAGTTAATAAATAA